The following proteins are encoded in a genomic region of Sorangiineae bacterium MSr12523:
- a CDS encoding MFS transporter, which translates to MDMHVQALRGGQKRTPLNRSQIVGFWGAWGGWTLDGMDSFIYALVLAPALTELLPKSGYAATPANVGLAGSILFALFLVGWGLSFIWGPLADRFGRTKVLAGTIFTFAIFTGLSATAQSVWELGFYRFVAGIGIGGEWALAGTYVAEAWPEDRRKMGAGYLQTGYYAGFFLAAALNYTIGAHFGWRSMFLTGAVPVVMAIIVLLRVKEPERWKDREKMARKSPLAEIFRGPYRRRTVVNAALLTVAIIGLWAGAVYEPAAVTQLAIKAGMSKPDAARTASLATGILAIGTILGCLSLPPLAEKIGRKKTLAFYFLGMAAAIALSFGWAFHLEHGLWPFVAVLFMLGFFGGNFALFSLWLPEQYGTEVRATAFAFCTSVGRFIGAGVNFALGAMVLHMGSLGVPVALTSLVFVAGLLIIPFALETHGKTLPS; encoded by the coding sequence ATGGACATGCATGTCCAGGCCTTACGCGGCGGTCAGAAACGCACGCCGCTCAATCGGTCGCAGATCGTGGGGTTCTGGGGGGCCTGGGGCGGGTGGACGCTCGACGGAATGGATTCCTTCATTTACGCGCTCGTGCTCGCCCCGGCGCTCACCGAGCTCTTGCCCAAATCCGGCTATGCGGCCACGCCGGCCAACGTGGGGCTCGCCGGCTCGATCCTCTTTGCGCTGTTTCTGGTGGGGTGGGGCCTCTCCTTCATCTGGGGCCCGCTCGCGGATCGGTTCGGTCGCACCAAGGTGCTCGCGGGCACCATCTTCACCTTCGCCATCTTCACGGGGCTTTCGGCCACGGCACAATCCGTTTGGGAGCTGGGCTTTTACCGATTCGTGGCAGGGATCGGCATCGGCGGCGAATGGGCGCTGGCTGGCACCTACGTCGCCGAAGCCTGGCCGGAAGACCGCCGCAAGATGGGCGCGGGCTATCTGCAGACGGGCTACTACGCGGGATTCTTTCTCGCGGCGGCGCTCAACTACACCATTGGCGCTCACTTCGGCTGGCGATCCATGTTTCTCACCGGCGCCGTGCCGGTGGTCATGGCCATCATCGTGCTCCTTCGCGTGAAGGAACCGGAGCGCTGGAAGGATCGCGAGAAGATGGCGCGCAAAAGCCCGCTTGCCGAGATCTTTCGCGGCCCCTACCGGCGCCGCACCGTCGTCAATGCGGCGCTCCTCACGGTGGCCATCATCGGGCTCTGGGCGGGCGCGGTGTACGAGCCGGCCGCCGTCACGCAACTGGCCATCAAGGCGGGCATGAGCAAACCCGACGCAGCACGCACCGCATCGCTCGCCACGGGCATTTTGGCCATCGGCACCATCCTGGGCTGCCTCTCCCTGCCGCCTCTCGCCGAGAAGATCGGTCGAAAGAAGACACTCGCCTTCTACTTCCTCGGCATGGCCGCGGCCATCGCACTGAGCTTCGGGTGGGCCTTCCACCTCGAGCACGGGCTTTGGCCTTTCGTGGCGGTGCTCTTCATGCTCGGCTTCTTCGGCGGCAACTTCGCGCTCTTCAGCCTATGGCTCCCGGAACAATACGGCACCGAGGTGCGCGCGACGGCGTTTGCATTCTGCACCTCCGTGGGCCGCTTCATCGGCGCCGGCGTCAATTTCGCACTCGGGGCCATGGTTCTTCACATGGGATCGCTCGGCGTGCCGGTGGCGCTCACGTCGTTGGTCTTCGTGGCGGGTTTGCTCATCATTCCTTTCGCCCTCGAGACGCACGGGAAGACGCTTCCGAGTTGA
- a CDS encoding nuclear transport factor 2 family protein, producing MSDDHERLLEMMRLGIIAARNSEPALLEAILAPEFVIRVPGMPNMTRAEFIDWLRSSRGTIVSMEGESFDVRVFGDTGVVTGIRRSHMRTEAGDVIDADGFTEVFVRRDGRWQLVYSHSVPWTESPPNSPGAILEQKEENRQDAKSAKT from the coding sequence ATGAGCGACGACCACGAACGACTCCTCGAGATGATGCGTCTGGGCATCATCGCCGCGCGCAACTCCGAGCCTGCGCTGCTCGAGGCGATCTTGGCCCCCGAATTCGTCATTCGCGTCCCGGGCATGCCCAACATGACGCGCGCGGAGTTCATCGATTGGTTGCGTTCGTCCCGAGGGACCATCGTTTCCATGGAGGGCGAGTCCTTCGACGTGCGCGTCTTCGGCGACACCGGCGTGGTGACGGGCATCCGCCGCTCGCACATGCGCACCGAAGCCGGCGATGTCATCGATGCCGACGGCTTCACGGAGGTATTCGTACGCCGCGACGGCCGGTGGCAGCTCGTGTATTCGCATTCGGTGCCCTGGACCGAATCGCCGCCCAACTCACCGGGCGCGATTCTCGAACAGAAAGAAGAGAACCGCCAAGACGCCAAGAGCGCCAAGACCTGA
- a CDS encoding TetR/AcrR family transcriptional regulator, producing MGAGRDRRSEILDAALACFVERGIGATTIADIRERAGATTGSVYHFFASKDAILGALYVDRLLRYQRDLAWRVKRHRTARAFIRGIVEHYLEWVETDPPSARFLFDARRTEAIAAVEAEIAQANAESFAMVREIARGFVAKGELEKFPMDVFTALIIGPAAAYARQWLEGQSKTDMARARVLLADAAWASVRKRSTEETK from the coding sequence ATGGGCGCTGGCCGTGACAGGCGATCCGAGATTCTCGACGCGGCCCTCGCCTGCTTCGTCGAACGCGGCATCGGAGCGACCACCATCGCGGACATCCGCGAGCGCGCAGGCGCCACCACCGGCAGCGTGTACCACTTCTTCGCGAGCAAGGACGCGATCCTCGGCGCGCTCTACGTCGATCGGCTCCTTCGCTACCAGCGCGATCTCGCATGGCGCGTGAAACGGCACCGCACGGCGCGCGCGTTCATCCGCGGCATCGTCGAGCATTACCTCGAATGGGTGGAGACCGATCCGCCGTCGGCGCGTTTTCTCTTCGACGCACGCCGCACCGAGGCCATTGCCGCCGTAGAAGCGGAGATCGCGCAGGCCAATGCCGAGAGCTTCGCCATGGTTCGCGAGATCGCGCGCGGCTTCGTGGCCAAGGGCGAGTTGGAGAAGTTTCCCATGGACGTCTTCACGGCGCTGATCATCGGGCCCGCAGCGGCGTACGCGCGCCAATGGCTGGAGGGGCAATCGAAGACGGACATGGCACGGGCCCGCGTGCTGCTCGCCGACGCCGCATGGGCGTCGGTGCGAAAACGATCCACGGAGGAGACCAAATGA
- a CDS encoding MGMT family protein has product MPKKPAKETPPFERVWEILQRIPRGKVITYGQVSQMIDRRLTPVGVGWAIRAAPDGAIPWQRVVNGRGGISTDGEHPGLQRTILEKEGVRFNRDGTIDLERYGWLSEEETPPPRAKKGPKKAPKKSLKKPAKKRAKA; this is encoded by the coding sequence ATGCCGAAGAAGCCAGCCAAAGAGACGCCGCCCTTCGAACGGGTTTGGGAGATCCTTCAACGCATTCCGCGTGGCAAGGTCATCACCTATGGTCAGGTCTCGCAGATGATCGATCGGCGCCTCACGCCGGTGGGCGTCGGATGGGCGATTCGGGCGGCGCCCGATGGGGCCATTCCGTGGCAGCGCGTGGTGAACGGACGCGGCGGCATTTCGACGGATGGGGAACATCCGGGTCTGCAGCGCACCATTCTCGAAAAGGAAGGGGTGCGCTTCAACCGAGATGGTACCATCGACCTCGAGCGCTACGGCTGGCTCTCCGAGGAGGAAACGCCACCGCCGCGTGCGAAAAAAGGGCCTAAAAAGGCGCCCAAGAAATCCTTGAAGAAACCAGCGAAGAAACGGGCGAAGGCATGA
- the cpaB gene encoding Flp pilus assembly protein CpaB, with protein sequence MKSRIFFLALVATIIGIFLLALHQRRFEASSSGGEKVKLLIASKQLERGTVLVDDMLAVKEVPMAYVEDRAIKEAERGKIIGLRVINLMRENEALMWTDLTSGEEQQPLSNAIQPGSRALTIRTSREDSNAPLIRPGDYVDVLSVMPDGRPEKGGQGESRSSVVLLQRVLVLASGLNISTQDVMDPAGTNVNLDKAESTLLTLSVTLQEAQILTLAAERGHLSVVVRAKGDSRTVSNISEVPSDELWDVKLRTARAMRPSVFQGPIPPSRN encoded by the coding sequence ATGAAAAGTCGCATCTTCTTCCTCGCCCTCGTTGCCACCATCATCGGAATCTTCCTATTGGCGTTGCACCAGAGGAGGTTCGAGGCTTCGTCGTCCGGTGGGGAGAAGGTGAAGCTGCTCATCGCGTCCAAGCAGCTCGAGCGCGGCACCGTCCTCGTCGATGACATGCTCGCGGTGAAAGAGGTGCCCATGGCCTATGTCGAGGACCGGGCCATCAAGGAGGCAGAGCGCGGCAAGATCATCGGTCTGCGCGTCATCAACTTGATGCGCGAGAACGAGGCCCTGATGTGGACCGATCTGACATCGGGTGAGGAGCAGCAGCCGCTCAGCAATGCGATCCAGCCGGGTAGCCGCGCGCTGACCATCCGCACCTCACGGGAGGATTCGAATGCGCCGCTGATTCGCCCCGGCGACTACGTCGACGTTCTCAGCGTCATGCCGGATGGCCGCCCCGAGAAGGGCGGGCAGGGCGAGAGCCGTTCGTCCGTCGTGCTTTTGCAGCGCGTCCTCGTGCTCGCGTCGGGGTTGAACATCTCGACCCAGGACGTGATGGACCCGGCGGGCACCAACGTGAACCTCGACAAGGCGGAGAGCACGTTGCTCACCTTGAGCGTCACCTTGCAGGAGGCGCAGATACTGACGCTGGCCGCGGAGCGCGGTCACCTGTCGGTCGTGGTACGGGCCAAAGGGGATTCGCGCACGGTTTCGAACATCAGCGAGGTTCCCTCCGACGAGCTTTGGGACGTGAAGCTTCGCACCGCGCGGGCGATGCGCCCCAGCGTTTTCCAAGGCCCGATCCCGCCGTCGCGGAATTAG
- a CDS encoding NAD(P)H-binding protein, protein MNIGIIGATGNIGQRIAAEALRRGHRITAITRDASNFRDQPKTTWKVADVLDAASIGRVLEDLDVLVSTFQPGNGARDLGDVIQRSIANPGMYAQAATAMLDAIAASPRPSLRLIVVGGAGSLERRPGLASVDSPDIGERLDEIGIPREYEVAVRGHRDALNVLRLSNRNWTYFSPAEQIGPGERTGRFRLGENQPVLDADGKSRVSYEDFAVALIDEVEIPKYIQRRFTIGY, encoded by the coding sequence ATGAACATCGGAATCATCGGAGCAACGGGAAACATCGGGCAGCGCATCGCGGCCGAGGCTCTTCGCCGCGGGCATCGCATCACGGCCATCACGCGGGACGCATCGAATTTCCGCGATCAGCCGAAGACGACGTGGAAGGTGGCCGACGTGCTCGATGCCGCCAGCATCGGGCGGGTGCTGGAGGACCTCGATGTGCTGGTGAGCACCTTCCAGCCCGGCAACGGCGCACGCGATCTCGGGGACGTGATCCAGCGCTCCATCGCGAATCCGGGCATGTACGCCCAGGCGGCGACGGCCATGCTGGACGCCATTGCGGCGAGCCCGCGCCCATCGCTGCGCCTCATCGTGGTCGGCGGGGCCGGAAGCTTGGAGCGCCGACCGGGGTTGGCATCGGTCGACTCGCCCGACATCGGGGAGCGTCTGGACGAAATCGGAATTCCACGCGAATACGAAGTTGCCGTCCGCGGACATCGGGACGCACTGAACGTGCTGCGCCTGTCCAATCGCAATTGGACGTACTTCAGTCCAGCCGAGCAGATCGGCCCGGGAGAACGAACCGGGCGATTTCGCCTCGGAGAGAACCAGCCGGTGCTCGACGCCGACGGGAAAAGCCGCGTCTCCTACGAAGACTTCGCCGTAGCGTTGATCGACGAAGTGGAAATTCCCAAATACATCCAACGACGTTTCACGATTGGCTACTAA
- a CDS encoding nuclear transport factor 2 family protein, translated as MKNDDVAQLLEIVQLGLIAFRNTEPALLEAFLAPEFIVRTVGEADVDREAFLDWVRSPPAIVVSNEGVGFEARVFGDTGIVTGVTHTCLRVDSQEVVTSTGVTEVFARRDGRWQVVFCYNVPLGQAPATPR; from the coding sequence ATGAAGAACGACGACGTCGCCCAACTGCTCGAAATCGTGCAGCTCGGACTCATCGCCTTTCGAAACACCGAACCCGCTTTGCTGGAAGCTTTCTTGGCGCCGGAGTTCATCGTGCGCACCGTCGGGGAGGCCGATGTCGATCGAGAGGCTTTTCTGGACTGGGTGCGCTCGCCGCCGGCCATCGTCGTCTCCAACGAGGGCGTCGGCTTCGAGGCGCGTGTCTTCGGCGACACCGGCATCGTGACGGGCGTCACCCATACGTGCCTGCGCGTCGACTCGCAGGAGGTGGTCACCTCCACGGGCGTCACCGAGGTGTTTGCTCGCCGCGACGGTCGCTGGCAAGTGGTCTTCTGTTACAACGTGCCATTGGGCCAGGCCCCCGCCACCCCGCGCTGA
- a CDS encoding LysR family transcriptional regulator, protein MMFNQHDYAKLRQVDLNLLVVFAAVFRERSVKRAAKRLFVGQSAVSMALGRLRELLDDALFVKVATGVEPTARAVAIEPMVRQALELVHGAVFDTNEFDPKTASRIIRLGLADDLDVWLLPRLLDDVRRHAPGLVIGVQASSWYTGTSMVERGEANIAIGVLPKPSRALVSEELYTQRFVSIFDPRHVERPLTMKRFLETPHVMVSITGDLVGLVDEALRAQGKQRRVVATVSGFGSTAALVKGRPLIATIPHVAASILARTYGLATAPPPVAMATYPVTMVWHGKDDRDPALRWVRDRICGIVNSEASSRASRGRKE, encoded by the coding sequence ATGATGTTCAACCAGCATGATTATGCGAAGTTGCGGCAAGTCGATCTCAATTTGCTCGTGGTGTTCGCCGCCGTCTTTCGCGAGCGAAGCGTCAAGCGCGCCGCCAAACGGCTCTTCGTCGGCCAATCGGCGGTGAGCATGGCCCTGGGGCGCCTTCGTGAGCTCTTGGACGATGCGCTTTTCGTCAAGGTGGCCACCGGGGTCGAGCCCACGGCACGGGCGGTGGCCATCGAGCCGATGGTGCGGCAAGCCCTCGAATTGGTGCACGGAGCCGTGTTCGACACGAACGAGTTCGACCCGAAAACGGCCTCGCGCATCATCCGTTTGGGCTTGGCCGACGATCTCGACGTCTGGCTGCTGCCGCGGCTTCTGGACGACGTGCGCCGCCACGCCCCCGGCCTGGTCATCGGGGTGCAGGCCAGCAGCTGGTACACCGGCACGAGCATGGTGGAACGCGGCGAGGCGAACATCGCCATCGGCGTCTTGCCCAAGCCCTCCCGGGCGCTCGTTTCCGAGGAGCTCTACACGCAGCGGTTCGTCTCCATCTTCGATCCGCGCCACGTCGAGCGGCCGCTGACCATGAAGCGTTTCCTGGAAACGCCGCACGTGATGGTCAGCATCACGGGCGATCTCGTGGGCCTGGTCGACGAGGCGCTGCGCGCGCAGGGAAAACAGCGGCGGGTCGTTGCCACCGTCTCCGGCTTCGGGTCGACGGCGGCGCTGGTGAAGGGCCGGCCCCTCATCGCGACCATCCCGCACGTGGCCGCATCCATTCTGGCCCGCACCTACGGCCTCGCGACGGCCCCGCCGCCCGTTGCCATGGCAACATATCCGGTCACCATGGTCTGGCACGGCAAGGACGACCGCGACCCTGCCTTGCGCTGGGTGCGCGACCGGATCTGCGGCATCGTCAACTCGGAAGCGTCTTCCCGTGCGTCTCGAGGGCGAAAGGAATGA
- a CDS encoding enoyl-CoA hydratase-related protein — protein MNTAMSHYDAMIEDFRAAGADLVNVAYPFEGCAVVRMSDPSRLNALSGPLTVRLRDELERLVGNPAVRTIVLTGAGGAFSAGGDLRLMRDTAWPLLDSNDGATALWRWIRTQFGGIVRLIAQSDKPFIAAVDGAAAGVGLSFALACDLVLVSSRARLVPAFGRIGLVPEVGMSWLVTRRLGHARAFELFVSGEPLGGDDAVRLGLANAVHAPEALEEAAFAWVRKIAALPEHVVRMMKPLLRGSADMAWPHAILAEEFAEPNCFTTRAHREVVSAMLEKNRL, from the coding sequence ATGAACACTGCGATGAGCCATTACGATGCCATGATCGAGGACTTTCGCGCGGCCGGGGCCGATCTCGTGAACGTCGCATATCCCTTCGAAGGGTGTGCCGTCGTGCGCATGAGCGATCCATCCCGACTCAATGCGCTGTCGGGCCCTCTCACGGTGCGATTGCGCGACGAGCTCGAACGGCTCGTGGGCAACCCGGCGGTTCGAACCATCGTGCTCACGGGCGCGGGGGGTGCCTTTTCCGCGGGGGGCGATCTTCGCTTGATGCGCGATACCGCATGGCCGCTGCTCGATTCGAACGATGGCGCGACCGCGCTCTGGCGATGGATTCGCACGCAGTTCGGTGGCATCGTGCGGCTCATCGCGCAATCGGACAAGCCGTTCATCGCGGCAGTCGATGGGGCCGCGGCCGGCGTCGGGCTGTCGTTCGCACTCGCCTGCGATCTCGTTCTCGTCTCGTCGCGTGCGCGGCTGGTGCCGGCATTCGGACGCATCGGGCTCGTTCCGGAGGTGGGAATGAGCTGGCTCGTGACACGGCGTCTCGGGCATGCGCGCGCGTTCGAGCTTTTCGTCTCGGGGGAACCGCTGGGCGGCGACGATGCCGTGCGCCTCGGGCTGGCCAATGCGGTGCATGCGCCCGAGGCGCTCGAGGAAGCCGCCTTCGCGTGGGTGCGCAAAATCGCCGCGCTGCCCGAGCACGTGGTGCGCATGATGAAGCCATTGCTCCGCGGCTCGGCGGACATGGCTTGGCCCCACGCCATCCTCGCCGAGGAGTTCGCGGAGCCGAACTGCTTCACCACCCGCGCGCACCGGGAAGTGGTCTCGGCGATGCTGGAGAAGAACCGTCTTTGA
- a CDS encoding DUF2892 domain-containing protein, which produces MAHASSWLLARIAGAGLRLRQRHREPSGHARCCTLGMTQENQDTRQSDLGFDRVRAHTAPMVNVRIDRQTDGALRQARSSREHATARLAELDREWDIDRALMAFAGTVGGAAFLAGLFRNRKWFLLVGPQLAFLIAHAAIGWCPPVALFRRLGFRTRQEIDSERQALHAAPSLPA; this is translated from the coding sequence GTGGCACACGCGTCGTCGTGGCTGCTTGCGCGAATCGCGGGGGCTGGCCTTCGCCTTCGCCAGAGGCACCGCGAGCCTTCGGGGCACGCGCGTTGCTGCACCTTGGGCATGACGCAAGAGAACCAAGACACAAGGCAGTCTGATCTGGGCTTCGACCGCGTGCGCGCGCACACCGCCCCGATGGTGAACGTGCGCATCGATCGACAAACCGACGGCGCGCTTCGTCAGGCGCGCTCGAGCCGCGAGCACGCCACCGCGCGCCTCGCCGAGCTCGATCGCGAATGGGACATCGACCGCGCCCTCATGGCCTTCGCCGGCACCGTCGGAGGCGCCGCCTTCCTCGCGGGGCTCTTCAGGAATCGCAAATGGTTCCTCCTGGTCGGCCCCCAACTCGCGTTCCTGATCGCCCACGCCGCCATCGGCTGGTGCCCTCCCGTCGCCCTTTTCCGTCGGCTCGGCTTCCGCACCCGCCAAGAAATCGACTCCGAACGCCAGGCCCTCCACGCCGCCCCCTCATTGCCTGCGTAA